The window CtacattttttcttctataaggcaaaaaaaaaaaatcaagctaatTTAACAGTTCTCCTCAGCAACATCCATTGCCAGAAGCTAATAAAGGGGTATATAcaaagttctaaaaaaaaaaaaaaagatgtatgctGATAGGGATGGTTcagcagagggagagaaagacagcAAGGGAGcaaaagcaagagagagaaaagagatgcCAGAGTGATTTCCTTGAGAAGGTAAGAAGGGTTAGGAATCTAATGGACAAACGTGGAGGGGATGGCTTTGGAGCGGATCACTGACATTTCAGTCCAGTGGCAGGTGGGAAGGCAGAGCATCTGGGTGTAGGTACTGTTAGGTGTATAGGCGTAGTGATGAGAGTCGGCGGAAGCTCCATTCTCAGTGCTTCTAGTTTCTCTGTGAAATAGCAACCGATATCATCAGCAGAGAGAGCCAAGTGGATTGAGGGGAAGGTGTCAAATAATCATCTGGTGAGTAGGCAAGTGGGCAGAATGTGGTGGGATTGTTGGCTGCCTTCATTTTCACTTGAGACTGAGGACAAGACTGGTAAGACCAGTcagttggttttttgttgttgaagttttttgttgttctctCTATCCACATACAGCTGCATGGGTGTCACTGTAGTATAGGCATAAGATTTGATTTAACCTGGTGTGGTGTGCCGCTATCAGCCTATTGTCTCTTAGCTCCAGATCCATCTTCATTGCTTGCTGGTGATGTCAGAACGTTTCTTCTCAGCCAGATGATTACGATGTTAGGATGTTATGCTGTATCAGTAGAGTGCACTGGGGGACAAAAGGGGGCATTTCCTGGTCCCAGTGTGTTTTGGGAGCAGGTTTTTGTGGAGCACAGTGGCCAGCAGTGTGCAGCACCTCTCCTTAGGCATCCTTCCAAAACACCCCAGAGAAGTGAATTGCCCATGAGTCCTGCCAGCGGGCACTTCAGTGAGTCGTGGCTGGCCCTCTGCAACAAGATCTTGATCTCAGCTCTGGTGGGAGGGCGTGCTCTCCCATGTTCATTCCATCCTTGGGTTTTCTACCCCAGCCCCGGGAACATACATGCAATTCCTCTATTCTTCAGACTTTTCTTTGCCCCTTAATAGTCAATTCCCTGTTAAAGGTAGgaatttttatattaaactttACTGTTCAAATTACTTTCCCTGCTCAAACCCTGTGCGGTTTCTTTCTCCTAATTGGACCCTAACTGATATAGATGAGGTTTTGTCAcgagaaagagggaagaattgTTGAAAGGATGTCCAtaacttgtttcttttccctcctacatttttaaaaaattaattaatttatttttggctgtgttgggtcttcgtttctgtgcgagggctttctctagttgcggcgagcggggaccactcttcatcgcggtgtgcgggtctctcactgtcgcggcctctcttgttgcccaGCACAagatccagacgcgcaggctcagtagttgtggctcacgggcccagttactccgcggcatgtgtgatcttcccagacccggggtcgaacccgtgtctcctgcattagcaggcagattctcaaccactgcgccacctgggaagcccccttGGGAAGCCCCCTCGGGAAGCCCCCTCGGGAAGCCCCCTCCTACATTTTTATTGCTCTTACTTTACTGTCTCTTCCAGTAGCACGTGTAAACTTGTTCAAGTTTCTCCTCTATATATTTCTATTACTGCTGTGTTTACTTTTACAATCAAATTTCTCAAAAGAGGGCTCAACTAGGCAGGATGGCGCGTGAGAGTCATCTCTGACGGCAAGACAGGACCCCAGGACCCCAGAAGCGCTGGGAGTGGCAAAAAGTCTGGCGCCCCGCCGCGTGAGGGGCGGAGTCACGCGCCCGTAGGGGGCGTGGCTTCCAGCGCGCGCTAGAAGGGGGCTGGCACCGCTTGCGTGCACACAGTCGGCGGCTGCGCGCAGCACTCTCGGGGCCCGGATGGCGGCTGTGGCGGCTGGAAACGGGGCTTTCCGGGAGGAGGAGGGCACCGGTGGGGACGCTGCGGCTCCGCAGCCCCATGCCCCGACGATTGCGCCCGGGGCTCGTCTCTCGAGGCTGCCTCTGGCGCGAGTGAAGGCCTTGGTGAAGGCGGACCCCGACGTGACGCTCGCAGGACAGGAAGCCATCTTCATTCTGGCACGAGCCGCGGTGCGGCCGGGGCACAATGGGGTGGCGGGGGTGGGTGTCTGGCGAGGGGCGGGGCTCGGGGCCTTTCCGAAGGGCGGGGCTTAGCGAGCCTTTGGGCCAGGTTTGGGGAACGCGGGGAGCCAGAAGAGGATCTGGGGCGGGGTGTGCTGAGCGCCGGGAGGTGAGAGAGGTTCTGGGGCCGGATTCTGAGGTGTGAGCATAGGAAGGGAGGACGGAGAAAGGGTCACGTAAAGTGGTTGTACTGGTTTTTCTAACATACCTACCTCTTCATGAGGGCCTGGGCACGGCTTTAATTTGCATCTCCATTCTAACACTGAACTTGTAGGACCCTCAAGCAAATGAGTGTGGTGGATCtacaagggagggagggacggatgTGTCATGGGCGACTGCAGGAGGGGTGAGGGGACTAGACTTTTATGAAGTCCAGGAGAACCTTCAGCTTCCCTGAGAACCTCTCTTTCACCCCTGTCCGTTCCCCCGCCGCCAACAGAAGCACACACAAGAATTGTACTAGTATTCATCCATACAACTCTgcttggttgttttgttttttcaattttggtttgtttattataacttttattgttttttaaatttttttcctgcttttcttcaCAGGAACTGTTTGTGGAAACCATTGCAAAAGATGCCTACTGTTGTGCTCAACAGGGGAAGAGGAAAACCCTTCAGAGGAGAGATTTGGGTAGAGTGTCACTGTGGTATCTTGGATCTGGGGGCAGACGAGAGGGCTGGGCGAGGTTTTCCCTTACACTGTTTAAGACGGCATCACTGTAAGATGAGCGGTGCCACAGGTCTCTTCCTTCGCTGTTTTCTCTTGGGCTGCCACAGTGCCAGAAAACCCTACCTTTTGAAAATCTGCTTTGGGTGGCTGGAGAGGTGCTGGGACAGAGAACCGAAGGAGTTTAGATGTTGCCAAAGCTAACTAGACCCCTTTATACCTTCTGCTATATGGTACCAGGCTTGCCTGTTTTTTATTCACCTAGAAAGTAGAGGTTTGATTTCTGACTCTGCTTTTTAGCTGGTAACCCTAGAACATCTGTAAGCTTTCATATACCATAATCTTGCTTTCCCTTCTGTATAGGCAACACTTCTCTGATGACTTTCAGAGTAAAGATGTTCCCCTCAGTGAGCAGTATTTAACCaggcttttcttattttcttactcTCAGAGAGACAGCTGATATGTAAGATTTGGTGGTGGAGTAGATATGGATCTCAAGATAGCAAGGGAAGAATTATATAAATGCCCTAATTTGCATAAAGCCTCATGCCCTTCACTGTgggttgtgcttttgtaagagGTTGATGCCCAAATGACCACAGTTAGTCAGGTGTCTCTTTACCTTGTGTTTCAGATAATGCAATAGAAGCTGTGGATGAATTTGCTTTCCTGGAAGGTGAGTTCTCTATCACGGGGTAATCATTTCCACCTGTCTTTCCCGTGCTAATGATCTGAGTTCATAAAACTGATGGCCTGGTTCTTATAAAACTGATACAaaacttattttatataaataaaactgatgGCCTGGTTCttataaaactgataaaaaacttattttatataaagaaaactgaTGGCCTGGTTCttataaaactgataaaaaacttattttatataaagaaaactgaTGGCCTGGTTCttataaaactgataaaaaacttattttatataaagaaaactgaTGGCCTGGTTCttataaaactgataaaaaacttatttgatataaataaaactgATGGCCTGGTTCTTATAAAACTGATACAaaacttattttatataaataaaactgatgGCCTGGTTCTTCCTTGTTCATGTAGGAATGATTCTTTCTCCGTATTTCCTATTAAGATAggaaaaacagggcctccctggtggcgcaagtggttgagagtccgcctgccgatgcaggggatacgggttcgtgccccggtctgggaggatcccatatgccgcggagcggctgggcccgtgagccatggccgctgagcctgcgcgtccggagcctgtgctc is drawn from Mesoplodon densirostris isolate mMesDen1 chromosome 14, mMesDen1 primary haplotype, whole genome shotgun sequence and contains these coding sequences:
- the POLE4 gene encoding DNA polymerase epsilon subunit 4; translation: MAAVAAGNGAFREEEGTGGDAAAPQPHAPTIAPGARLSRLPLARVKALVKADPDVTLAGQEAIFILARAAELFVETIAKDAYCCAQQGKRKTLQRRDLDNAIEAVDEFAFLEGTLD